One Parachlamydia sp. AcF125 DNA segment encodes these proteins:
- the kdpA gene encoding potassium-transporting ATPase subunit KdpA codes for MSSLDGIQILVFIALLLLVTPLLGHYIADIFSDKKTVVKRYLGWLEKSCYWAAGVDPQLEMTWKEYAKALGMFNLWGFLFLFFLLLMQGFLPFNPQHFSGISGDLAYNIAISFVTNTNWQSYAGETTLGYLAQMLGLTTQNFLSAATGMATLLVLMRGMTRQGEKTVGNFWRDLVRTIVYLLLPFSILFAIFLVNEGVVQTLSPYVETIGLEGNKQMIPLGPVASQVAIKQLGTNGGGFFNANSAHPYENPSAFTNFLEMFALLIIPAATVYAYGLMISSKKHAWILYALMLTLWMGSLGVSIYAENLANPLLNSLPYLEGKETRFGLANSLLWSVTTTGTSNGSVNAMLSSLSPMAGGSALFNLMLGELIFGGIGVGLCALLMYTLLTIFLSGLMVGRTPAYLGKKIEAREVKWVMLSVLTPSALILLGSGITSILPTALSSISNQGPHGLSEILYAFSSAAGNNGSAFAGLNANTPYYNLMLGTVMLICRGSTLLPSLAIGGLLAEKKAIPPSMGTFSVESLLFAILLGGIILIIGGLTFFPALTLGPLAEHLLMLQKMSF; via the coding sequence ATGTCGTCTTTGGATGGGATACAAATTCTCGTATTTATAGCGCTCCTTCTTCTCGTTACTCCTTTACTCGGGCACTATATCGCGGATATTTTTTCCGATAAAAAAACGGTAGTGAAGCGTTATTTGGGATGGCTGGAAAAAAGCTGTTATTGGGCGGCTGGGGTGGATCCTCAACTTGAAATGACCTGGAAAGAATATGCTAAAGCCCTAGGGATGTTTAATTTATGGGGTTTTTTATTTCTTTTTTTTCTTTTGCTTATGCAAGGCTTTCTTCCATTCAATCCCCAACATTTTTCAGGCATATCAGGTGATCTGGCTTATAATATAGCCATAAGCTTCGTCACGAATACCAATTGGCAATCTTATGCAGGAGAAACCACGTTAGGCTACTTGGCTCAAATGTTGGGGTTAACCACTCAAAATTTTTTAAGCGCTGCCACCGGAATGGCCACATTGCTTGTGTTGATGCGAGGAATGACTCGCCAAGGGGAGAAAACAGTCGGAAATTTCTGGCGCGATCTTGTTCGAACGATTGTCTATTTATTGTTGCCCTTTTCTATCCTCTTTGCCATTTTTCTTGTGAATGAAGGGGTTGTGCAAACGCTCTCTCCTTATGTGGAAACAATTGGATTGGAGGGAAATAAGCAGATGATCCCTCTGGGTCCTGTTGCTTCGCAAGTGGCTATAAAGCAGCTGGGAACCAATGGGGGAGGATTTTTTAACGCCAATAGTGCCCATCCCTATGAAAATCCTTCGGCATTCACCAACTTTTTGGAAATGTTTGCCTTATTGATCATTCCAGCTGCTACAGTTTATGCTTATGGCCTCATGATTAGTTCTAAAAAGCATGCCTGGATCTTATATGCGCTGATGTTGACATTATGGATGGGGAGTCTTGGCGTGTCTATTTATGCAGAAAATTTAGCAAACCCCCTTTTGAATAGCTTACCTTATTTGGAAGGCAAAGAAACCCGTTTCGGGCTTGCAAATAGTCTTTTATGGAGCGTAACCACCACGGGAACATCCAACGGCTCTGTTAATGCCATGCTTTCAAGCCTTTCTCCAATGGCCGGAGGGAGCGCCTTGTTCAACCTTATGCTAGGAGAACTTATTTTTGGAGGAATCGGGGTGGGTTTATGCGCACTGCTGATGTATACCCTCTTAACGATTTTTCTCTCGGGCTTGATGGTAGGAAGGACGCCCGCATACTTAGGCAAAAAAATTGAGGCAAGAGAAGTAAAATGGGTGATGCTTTCTGTCCTGACGCCAAGTGCTTTGATTTTACTCGGTTCGGGGATTACAAGCATTTTACCTACAGCTTTGAGCAGCATTTCAAATCAGGGACCGCATGGGCTTTCTGAAATTTTATATGCTTTTTCTTCGGCTGCAGGAAACAATGGGAGTGCTTTTGCCGGCCTAAATGCAAATACTCCCTATTATAATTTAATGCTGGGAACGGTCATGTTGATTTGCCGAGGCTCAACCCTCTTACCCAGCCTAGCGATTGGGGGGTTGTTAGCAGAAAAAAAAGCCATTCCTCCGTCAATGGGGACTTTCTCGGTTGAGTCTTTATTATTTGCTATCCTTTTGGGAGGCATAATTTTGATTATAGGAGGGCTCACATTTTTTCCTGCTCTTACCTTAGGGCCCCTCGCAGAGCACCTTTTAATGCTACAAAAAATGTCATTTTGA
- a CDS encoding potassium-transporting ATPase subunit F → MPTHFIFAGIIVMLLLVYLIYTVLHPEKF, encoded by the coding sequence ATGCCCACCCATTTTATTTTCGCAGGCATTATTGTCATGCTTCTTTTAGTTTATCTGATTTATACCGTGTTACACCCTGAAAAATTTTGA
- the kdpB gene encoding potassium-transporting ATPase subunit KdpB produces MPPKKGNILDAKGVFKALKEAVCMLTPQAQIKNPVMFVTYVAAFATFLYVLSQLFYGNLTGFDFQITLWLWLTLFFANFSQAIAESRGKAQANSLRKAKTEIFAKQDCNGIAIKVPCNQLKKGDMVICEAGDLIPADGEVIEGVATVDESAITGESAPVIRESGGDRSAVTAGTKVLSDRLKIKVVSDAGQSFLDKMIHLIEGAKRQKTPNEVALSIVLSGLTFVFLLATCSLKMFGDYSSYAAKQDLSQILTIPVLAALLVCLIPTTISALLNAVGIAGIDRLIRRNVIALSGRSVEAAGDIDLLILDKTGTITIGNRMAVAFLPATDMEEKEFAKIAQLASLSDETPEGRSIVILAKNQFSLRGETVEAGASTFIPFSAKTRMSGIDFKDNEGKVLRSIRKGSVEAIKKHVLSLGGKYTPHLDAGIQSIAHKGGTPLLVSDQDKIAGIVHLKDVIKGGIKERFAEMRKMGVRTVMVTGDNPMTAAAIAAEAGVDEYIADATPEMKLAKIKAEQAGGRLVAMTGDGTNDAPALAQADVAVAMNTGTQASREAGNMIDLDSNPTKLIEIIEIGKQMLMTRGALTTFSIANDVAKYFAIIPAIFGVLYAAAPNQKGPLSILNFMHLQSPHSAILSALIFNTLVIVALIPLALRGVKYTAQSAHDLLRNNLLIYGLGGMIVPFLGIKLIDLAITFLGWV; encoded by the coding sequence ATGCCACCAAAAAAAGGAAATATTTTAGATGCAAAGGGGGTATTTAAGGCCTTAAAAGAAGCGGTATGTATGCTTACCCCACAAGCGCAAATTAAAAATCCCGTCATGTTTGTGACGTACGTAGCAGCCTTTGCAACTTTTTTGTATGTTTTATCGCAACTCTTTTATGGAAACTTAACGGGATTTGACTTCCAAATCACCCTTTGGCTGTGGCTCACTTTATTTTTTGCAAATTTCTCCCAGGCCATTGCAGAAAGCCGGGGAAAAGCTCAAGCAAACAGTTTAAGAAAAGCTAAAACCGAGATCTTTGCCAAACAAGATTGCAATGGTATAGCAATTAAGGTTCCTTGTAACCAGTTGAAAAAAGGGGACATGGTGATTTGCGAGGCGGGCGATCTTATCCCTGCAGATGGAGAAGTCATTGAGGGGGTTGCCACTGTGGATGAATCTGCTATTACGGGGGAATCCGCTCCAGTTATTCGAGAGAGCGGAGGGGACCGAAGTGCTGTGACAGCGGGAACAAAAGTTTTAAGTGATCGTTTAAAAATTAAGGTCGTTTCAGATGCGGGACAGAGTTTTTTAGATAAAATGATCCATCTTATCGAAGGCGCCAAAAGACAAAAAACCCCCAACGAAGTGGCTTTAAGTATTGTTTTGTCTGGCTTAACCTTTGTCTTTCTATTGGCGACATGCTCCTTGAAAATGTTTGGGGACTACAGTAGCTATGCAGCAAAGCAAGACCTTTCCCAAATTTTAACTATCCCTGTTTTAGCCGCATTACTTGTATGCCTAATTCCCACAACTATTAGCGCTCTTTTAAATGCTGTAGGAATTGCGGGAATTGATCGGCTTATTAGACGAAACGTCATCGCTTTAAGCGGACGCTCCGTGGAAGCTGCGGGAGATATCGATCTGTTGATTTTAGATAAAACAGGCACAATCACCATCGGAAATAGAATGGCTGTAGCTTTTTTACCTGCTACAGACATGGAGGAGAAAGAATTTGCCAAAATTGCACAGCTAGCCTCTTTATCTGACGAGACCCCAGAAGGGCGCTCTATCGTAATCTTGGCAAAAAATCAATTTAGTCTGAGAGGAGAAACCGTTGAAGCAGGAGCCTCAACTTTCATTCCCTTTTCTGCCAAAACCCGGATGAGTGGAATCGACTTTAAAGATAACGAAGGGAAAGTACTTCGTTCAATCAGAAAAGGTTCTGTAGAAGCAATTAAGAAGCACGTTTTGAGTTTAGGTGGAAAATATACTCCTCACTTAGATGCTGGGATCCAATCGATCGCCCATAAAGGTGGGACTCCTTTATTAGTAAGCGATCAAGATAAAATTGCAGGAATTGTTCACTTGAAGGATGTCATCAAAGGTGGAATTAAAGAACGGTTTGCAGAAATGCGTAAAATGGGCGTTCGCACTGTAATGGTAACCGGCGATAATCCCATGACGGCTGCTGCTATTGCGGCAGAAGCAGGTGTAGATGAATATATCGCTGACGCCACTCCCGAAATGAAGCTAGCCAAAATTAAGGCAGAGCAAGCAGGGGGAAGGCTGGTGGCTATGACCGGTGATGGAACAAACGATGCACCTGCATTGGCCCAGGCTGATGTGGCCGTAGCGATGAATACAGGCACGCAGGCATCGCGAGAAGCGGGAAATATGATTGACTTGGATAGCAATCCAACTAAGTTGATAGAAATTATTGAAATTGGCAAGCAGATGCTGATGACGAGAGGGGCTTTGACCACGTTTAGCATAGCCAACGATGTGGCCAAATATTTTGCCATTATCCCCGCGATATTCGGGGTTTTATATGCGGCTGCTCCAAATCAAAAAGGCCCTTTGTCGATCCTAAATTTCATGCATTTACAATCCCCTCATAGTGCAATCTTGAGCGCCTTAATCTTTAATACTTTAGTGATTGTGGCCTTGATCCCCCTAGCGTTGCGAGGTGTTAAATATACCGCTCAATCTGCTCATGATTTATTGAGAAATAATCTTTTAATCTATGGACTTGGGGGAATGATCGTTCCTTTCCTTGGAATCAAGCTGATTGATTTGGCGATTACTTTTTTAGGATGGGTATGA